In Vibrio bathopelagicus, the following are encoded in one genomic region:
- a CDS encoding class I SAM-dependent methyltransferase, whose product MTPSIHLAKARDKSLRRKHPWVFSRGIDKVEGEPQQGETVDVYAQNGQWLAKAAYSPASQIRARVWTFEKEEINKAFFIKRFKDAQSLREDIIERDGLTGYRLTAAESDGLPGITIDKYQDFLVCQLLSAGAEFNKSIIVEALVECFPNCNIYERSDVAVRKKEGLEQTVGVLHGEEPPKSVIIEENGVKISVNIMEGHKTGFYMDQRDSRKESMKYVKGKDVLNCFSYTGGFGLYALKGDAKRVINADVSQLALDTAKFNAELNEFDISKKRAVFLNADVFKLLREYRDQGTKFDVVIMDPPKFVSSKNNLTSGANGYKDVNMLAMQILKPGGTLLTYSCSGLMGADLFQKIIADAALDAGRTVKFVERFEQAADHLIDTAYPEGFYLKGFACKVL is encoded by the coding sequence ATGACTCCTTCTATTCATCTAGCCAAAGCCCGAGACAAATCGTTACGCCGTAAACACCCATGGGTATTTTCACGCGGCATCGATAAAGTTGAAGGCGAGCCACAACAAGGTGAAACTGTAGATGTATATGCTCAAAATGGTCAGTGGCTTGCAAAAGCAGCTTACTCTCCTGCTTCTCAAATTCGAGCTCGTGTTTGGACATTTGAAAAAGAAGAAATCAATAAAGCGTTTTTCATCAAAAGATTTAAAGACGCACAATCATTACGTGAAGATATTATCGAACGCGATGGTTTGACCGGATACCGCTTAACGGCTGCAGAATCTGACGGCCTGCCGGGTATTACTATCGACAAGTACCAAGACTTCTTAGTTTGCCAACTTCTAAGTGCTGGCGCTGAGTTCAACAAGAGCATTATTGTTGAAGCCCTAGTTGAGTGCTTCCCTAATTGCAATATTTACGAACGCTCTGACGTAGCAGTTCGTAAAAAAGAAGGCTTAGAGCAAACTGTCGGTGTACTGCATGGGGAAGAACCACCTAAGTCAGTGATCATTGAAGAAAACGGTGTGAAGATCAGCGTGAACATCATGGAAGGCCATAAAACAGGCTTCTACATGGATCAACGTGATAGCCGTAAAGAATCAATGAAGTATGTTAAAGGCAAAGATGTTCTTAACTGTTTCTCATACACTGGCGGTTTTGGTCTGTATGCCCTTAAAGGTGATGCTAAACGTGTAATCAACGCAGATGTATCTCAGCTGGCACTTGATACAGCTAAGTTCAACGCTGAACTGAATGAGTTCGACATCTCGAAAAAGCGTGCTGTATTCCTAAATGCAGACGTATTCAAACTACTTCGTGAATACCGAGATCAAGGCACTAAGTTTGATGTTGTGATCATGGATCCACCAAAGTTTGTTTCAAGCAAGAACAACCTAACATCAGGTGCGAACGGCTATAAAGACGTTAACATGCTAGCGATGCAAATCCTTAAGCCAGGTGGAACACTACTCACCTACTCTTGCTCAGGTTTGATGGGTGCTGACTTATTCCAAAAAATCATCGCTGACGCCGCTCTAGATGCAGGCAGAACAGTAAAATTTGTTGAACGCTTCGAGCAAGCTGCCGATCACTTGATCGATACCGCTTACCCAGAAGGTTTCTACCTGAAAGGTTTTGCTTGTAAGGTGCTTTAG
- a CDS encoding methyl-accepting chemotaxis protein: protein MKEIPFRWIDKYLIHLKIQEKFYLLFLLPLLALVILTLVLDSAADSLLAHLYQEEMLLMKGLIEAGQLTKDQVAQLVSNSDTISLGYGVGSVSVMNGAFSLIANHDQNLWSALSATQVSIIAVTLSLIALGVYYIMTFIGGAMFSMNKALSTLANGDLTCRMNYFLVRDEFSEIAITIDKVAEREQNMVLSIQESVALMQQISSDLNQSTQQSSDISGNQQEHLNSLASATEQMAATIREVATLAHESSSQTMDARGVAQSGQLKVSNTLESISNLSQEIQSASQAVEELDANAAQIDEVVATINGISEQTNLLALNAAIEAARAGEQGRGFAVVADEVRALAGRTQQATVEIQSMIESLQRNSQSLTKLMEVTVNNANEGQTLMSEVNVEIGSLAEKNQSISDSSTQIATASEEQGVVADNIAQSVAEIRHQSDSICEMINKSNSNVDQLRKQSDTMEGLLTGLKA from the coding sequence ATGAAAGAAATCCCATTTCGTTGGATTGACAAATATCTCATTCACCTAAAAATCCAAGAAAAGTTCTATCTACTCTTCTTATTACCTCTTCTCGCCCTGGTTATTTTAACGCTTGTTTTAGATAGTGCTGCGGACTCTTTACTGGCTCACCTTTATCAAGAAGAAATGCTCTTGATGAAAGGGCTTATCGAAGCAGGCCAACTCACTAAGGATCAAGTCGCTCAACTTGTTAGTAATTCAGACACTATCTCCTTAGGTTATGGTGTTGGCTCAGTTTCGGTCATGAACGGTGCATTCAGCTTAATCGCCAACCACGATCAAAACCTTTGGTCAGCGCTCTCAGCGACTCAAGTTTCAATCATTGCCGTTACTCTATCTCTGATCGCGCTGGGCGTTTATTACATCATGACGTTCATTGGCGGTGCTATGTTCTCTATGAACAAAGCATTAAGCACGTTAGCGAATGGTGATCTCACATGTCGTATGAACTATTTCCTCGTTCGTGATGAATTCAGTGAAATCGCAATTACTATTGATAAAGTAGCAGAACGTGAACAAAACATGGTGTTATCGATTCAAGAGTCTGTCGCACTCATGCAGCAAATCAGTTCTGACTTAAATCAATCGACACAACAAAGCTCAGACATCTCAGGTAATCAACAAGAACACCTGAATAGCTTGGCAAGTGCAACGGAACAAATGGCAGCGACGATCCGTGAAGTCGCAACGCTTGCTCATGAGTCTAGCTCTCAAACAATGGACGCTCGTGGTGTAGCGCAAAGCGGACAATTGAAGGTTTCTAATACTCTAGAGTCTATCTCTAACTTATCTCAAGAGATCCAATCAGCTTCACAAGCGGTGGAAGAGCTTGATGCCAACGCTGCACAAATCGATGAAGTGGTGGCGACCATTAATGGTATTTCAGAGCAGACCAACCTATTAGCACTCAACGCAGCTATCGAAGCTGCTCGAGCTGGTGAACAAGGTCGTGGTTTTGCTGTTGTTGCTGATGAGGTACGCGCTCTTGCGGGACGCACGCAACAAGCTACTGTTGAAATTCAAAGCATGATTGAATCATTACAACGTAACAGCCAATCGCTTACCAAACTGATGGAAGTGACTGTTAACAACGCGAATGAAGGTCAAACGTTGATGTCGGAAGTGAACGTTGAGATCGGTTCGTTAGCAGAGAAGAATCAATCCATATCTGACAGCAGTACCCAAATCGCGACCGCCTCTGAAGAGCAAGGTGTGGTTGCTGATAATATTGCACAGAGCGTTGCAGAAATTCGTCATCAATCAGACAGTATTTGTGAAATGATAAATAAGAGTAATTCCAATGTCGATCAGCTGCGCAAGCAGAGCGACACCATGGAAGGCTTACTAACAGGCCTGAAAGCTTAA
- the yccX gene encoding acylphosphatase, giving the protein MKNSQCIFVVSGRVQCVGFRYHTSRQAQALLISGYAKNLNDGRVEVLAVGDLEQIEKLYAWLQLGPSSATVDQVVKHRISEADKRTISVGEFKIL; this is encoded by the coding sequence ATGAAAAATTCACAATGTATATTTGTCGTATCAGGCCGAGTTCAATGTGTTGGATTTCGTTATCACACAAGCAGGCAAGCACAAGCCTTGTTGATTTCGGGCTATGCAAAAAATTTAAACGATGGTCGTGTTGAAGTATTAGCGGTTGGGGATTTGGAGCAGATAGAGAAGTTATATGCTTGGTTACAATTAGGGCCGTCTAGTGCCACAGTAGACCAGGTTGTTAAGCATCGAATTAGTGAGGCGGATAAGCGGACTATTTCTGTTGGAGAGTTTAAAATACTGTAG
- a CDS encoding TusE/DsrC/DsvC family sulfur relay protein: MFEYNGKQIETDAQGYLLDYTQWEEGMIEILAQDEAIELTDAHLEVVHFVRSFYEEFKTSPAVRMLVKAMEKAHGPEKGNSKYLFKLFKKGPAKQATKLAGLPKPAKCL, translated from the coding sequence ATGTTTGAATACAACGGCAAACAAATTGAAACCGACGCTCAAGGCTACCTATTGGACTACACACAATGGGAAGAAGGTATGATTGAAATTCTGGCTCAAGACGAAGCGATTGAACTGACTGATGCACACTTAGAAGTCGTACATTTTGTAAGAAGCTTTTACGAAGAATTCAAGACCTCTCCAGCCGTTCGCATGCTCGTTAAAGCAATGGAAAAAGCCCACGGCCCTGAAAAAGGTAACAGTAAATACCTGTTTAAATTATTCAAGAAAGGCCCAGCTAAACAAGCAACAAAGTTAGCGGGTTTACCTAAGCCAGCGAAATGTTTATAA
- a CDS encoding Bax inhibitor-1/YccA family protein produces the protein MNSPMFSRTATQENALQTNKVLRNTYALLSMTLLWSAVVAGVSMAMNLPRPGLIIMLVGFYGLLFLTEKNRDNGMGLVFTFLFTGFLGYTIGPILNMYVGAGMGDVILTALGGTALAFMAASAYALTTKRDLSFLNGMLMAGFVVLLVGMVANIFLQMPLLSLAMSGMFILFSTGVILLTTQSIIRGGETNYISATISLYVSIYNIFISLLSILGIMNSND, from the coding sequence ATGAACAGCCCTATGTTTTCACGCACAGCAACTCAAGAGAATGCTCTGCAAACCAATAAAGTGTTGCGTAACACATACGCACTACTGTCTATGACACTACTTTGGTCTGCTGTTGTAGCAGGCGTATCTATGGCGATGAACCTTCCTCGTCCTGGTCTTATTATCATGCTGGTTGGTTTTTACGGCCTACTATTCCTAACAGAAAAGAACCGTGACAACGGCATGGGTCTTGTATTTACGTTCCTATTTACAGGTTTCCTAGGCTACACGATTGGTCCAATCTTAAACATGTACGTTGGCGCAGGCATGGGTGATGTCATCCTAACTGCACTTGGCGGCACTGCACTTGCATTTATGGCAGCATCAGCTTACGCACTAACAACTAAACGCGACCTTTCATTCCTTAACGGTATGTTAATGGCTGGTTTCGTTGTGCTGCTAGTCGGTATGGTTGCAAACATCTTCCTACAGATGCCTCTACTATCATTGGCAATGAGCGGTATGTTTATCCTGTTCTCGACTGGTGTTATCTTGCTAACAACGCAAAGCATCATCCGTGGCGGTGAAACGAACTACATCTCAGCAACTATTAGCTTGTATGTTTCGATCTACAACATCTTCATCAGCCTACTAAGTATCTTAGGCATTATGAACAGCAACGACTAA